One genomic region from Nilaparvata lugens isolate BPH chromosome 3, ASM1435652v1, whole genome shotgun sequence encodes:
- the LOC111050130 gene encoding 60S ribosomal protein L6, producing the protein MYSKFVFSESEISIDSSSWYRCSSQIFHFRRRCFRWGYRPRVLIYKLELKGEMTNPEKKVAAAKPAAKAATGKKYGAPRNYDLGNGLYRFSRTKMFHKKALWKFVDKKNPKKEKPKKQLTKEKTIGGEKNGGKRIVSLAKKTSSYPTCDRIRKHPAKKCFRQHKRSLRSSLQPGKVVILLAGVHKGKRAVFLKQLPSGLLLITGPFTLNGVPLRRIHQSYVIATSTKIDISKVEIPSNVDDAYFKRLRAKRAKKEDGDPFVAKKEQYKPSDQRKSDQKVIDKQLMKAIKTEKDSILLRKYLCTMFGLRTNQFPHRMKF; encoded by the exons ATGTATTCAAAGTTTGTCTTTTCAGAAAGTGAAATCAGTATCGACTCATCAAGTTGGTACCGCTGCTCCAGCCAAATCTTTCATTTCAGGCGTCGGTGTTTCCGCTGGGGTTATCGTCCACGTGTTTTAATCtataaattggaattaaaaG GAGAGATGACGAATCCAGAGAAGAAGGTGGCCGCTGCCAAGCCCGCTGCTAAAGCCGCCACCGGCAAGAAATATGGTGCACCAAGGAACTACGACCTTGGCAACGGCCTCTACAGGTTCAGCCGCACAAAGATGTTCCATAAGAAGGCCCTATGGAAGTTTGTCGACAAGAAGAACCCGAAGAAAGAGAAGCCAAAGAAGCAGCTGACCAAGGAGAAGACGATCGGCGGCGAGAAGAACGGAGGCAAGCGAATCGTCAGTTTGGCAAAGAAGACCAGTTCGTACCCGACGTGCGACAGAATCAGGAAGCACCCTGCCAAGAAGTGCTTCAGGCAACACAAGCGCTCGCTGCGCTCAAGTCTGCAGCCCGGCAAGGTGGTCATC CTGCTGGCCGGTGTCCACAAGGGCAAGAGGGCAGTCTTCCTCAAGCAGCTCCCTAGCGGTCTGCTCCTCATCACTGGTCCCTTCACACTGAACGGTGTTCCTCTGCGTCGCATCCACCAGTCCTATGTGATTGCCACATCCACTAAGATCGACATCTCCAAAGTGGAAATTCCATCGAACGTCGACGATGCCTACTTCAAGAGACTGAGGGCGAAGCGCGCCAAGAAGGAGGACGGCGACCCGTTCGTGGCCAAGAAGGAGCAGTACAAGCCTTCCGACCAGAGGAAGTCCGACCAGAAGGTAATCGACAAACAGCTCATGAAGGCCATTAAGACCGAGAAGGACAGTATTTTGCTTAGAAAATACCTGTGCACCATGTTTGGTTTGAGAACCAACCAGTTCCCACACAGAatgaagttttaa